The sequence below is a genomic window from Candidatus Aegiribacteria sp..
CCTCGGCTTCATCCAGCCGGAATGGTACTTATTCCTCTCGAAGCCTGCATCTCCGTTGATTTTCAGCAACCGTATCTTATAGCGAGATATGAAGTAACGAACAGTGAATTCTGTGAATACCTGAGAATACTGGAACCGGCTCCCATGCGAGATACGACCAACAGGTGGGGACGTACCGATACAATTGAGGAAATGTTTCCCGGCGATTACCCGCTTCCCTTCTACATTGGCAGCTCAGGAGAATGGGCAATTCAGAATGGTTTTGAGAGTTTCCCTGTCGCAGGTATGACTTTCAGCGCTGCCGAGGAGTACTGTGAATGGCTTACTTCACAGGATAGTTCAGGGATATCTTACAGACTGCCCACTGAGGAAGAATGGTACGAAGCTGCCATGGCAGGCAGTGGCGGGCCATGGCCATGGGGTTCCAGGAGGCCTGGCGGTAACCTGCTGAACCTCTCAGACAGAAATGAAATCCTGCTTCGCAGGCATCCATCGCTGGATGACGGATATTCATATTCAGCTCCGGTTGGGAGTTTTCCCTACAATAACTGGGGACTCTACGACATGGCCGGTAATGTCTGGGAGTACTGCAGGCCTGTCAATCCGGATTCAGCTGTTGTCGCCAGGGGAGGAAGCTGGCTCTCCTCGATGGACGACTGCAGGTGCGAAGCCAGAATGTATCCTGATACCATGCTGGGTTATCCGTACATTGGGTTCAGAACCGCCGCTTCGATAGGATTGCGGGAATAACGTCAGCAGCACCTGCCACTTTTCATAAATCTCTTACTGTATTATTGATAGACAGCAGTACGCGGAATTTATTAACCATTGCAGTAAGGTGCAACGATGAAAACTGAAACCTCCGGCGGAGTTCTTCACGAAGTACCCGGGCTGAAAAGCATACCAGAAGCATTAATTGCAGTTGCTGAAAGATTACCGGATAGAATAGCGTTCAGTGAGCCTGATGGTAATGGTAATTACCATTCACTAACCTATCGTGATCTCAGAAAAAAAGTTGATGCCCTTGCCAGGGCGATTCTCGACAGGTGCAAGAAGCCTGTTGTCGGCATAACAGGCAACAACAGTGTTGCCTGGGCTGTTACCTACCTTGCGACACTGAGAGCCGGGGGAATCGTTGTACCGATTGACAGGGAGCTGCCGGTGCCGGAAATGCTCACTATTCTGCATTACTCAGGTGCCAATATGATGTTCTTCGATGAGAAATACGCGGAAGATTTTGCGGATAAACTTCCAGGTAGAGATATTAAAATGGTTGTAATGAATACACCTCATTGTGAGGGAATTCCAACCCATGATGACCTTATCCGCAGTGGATCGGGAAGTGCTGTAATACTTCCAGATACATGGAATTGCGATGTTCCCGCCTCCATATGTTACACATCGGGCACAACAGGGCAGGCGAAGGGCGTGATGCTGTCGCAGAACAACCTTCTTGCGAACATCAGGCAGATGGGGCAGATTATCGACATCCAGGAGGATGACGTATTCCTGTCAATACTTCCCGTTCATCACACATTCGAGTGTACCTGCGGTTTTCTTTTCCCGGTGACCTGCGGAATCTCCATTTACATCTGCAGGGGAATAAGACATGTAGCGGAGGACATGATCAATTCCAGGGCAACAATTCTTCTGGCTGTTCCGCTGCTCTGGGAAGCCATGTACAGGAAAATATACAACGCTATACAGTCTATGAAGGGTGGAGCGTTCAAGTATCGCCTCGGCCTGACTATTTCCTCAATAGGAGAAATCTTCGGCAGCAGGGGCATAAGGAAGAAAGTGTTCTCACAGGTACACGATAAACTGGGTGGTAACATGAGACTTTGTATATCCGGCGGCGCCGGAATCGCTCCCGAAGTTGTTGACGGCTTCATGAAACTCGGGTTCAATTTTATCCAGGGGTACGGATTAACGGAGACTTCCCCCATACTCTCCGTCAATACTCTGAAAGCCAACAGGGTAGGCTCCGTGGGTCCGGTACTGTCCGGCGTTACTATCAGAATAGAAAACCCCGATGATGAGGGAAACGGTGAAATCCTTGCGAAGGGTCCCAATATAATGAAGGGTTACTACAACAATCCTCAGGCGACCGCTGAAGTGCTGTCGGAAGATGGCTGGTTCAGCACAGGGGATTACGGTCATATTGACGATGATGGTTTCCTTTTCATCACCGGCCGAAAGAAGAACGTGATAGTAGCGAAGAACGGCAAGAATGTATA
It includes:
- a CDS encoding SUMF1/EgtB/PvdO family nonheme iron enzyme produces the protein MKYIFNNWAVTLLSALSVLLVMLILDTSWPVAYVYVVSTPSEAEVSDGDRFIWTTPARIPVQHDGLPITVSHPYRVSVDTLLLPEMSEEPVLVSLPYRFPVEISSEPSGASVFMDGSFSGYTPLQANIDEPGIHHLKLIVENLIAIEDDFTLLANSPDSFHYVLPRLHPAGMVLIPLEACISVDFQQPYLIARYEVTNSEFCEYLRILEPAPMRDTTNRWGRTDTIEEMFPGDYPLPFYIGSSGEWAIQNGFESFPVAGMTFSAAEEYCEWLTSQDSSGISYRLPTEEEWYEAAMAGSGGPWPWGSRRPGGNLLNLSDRNEILLRRHPSLDDGYSYSAPVGSFPYNNWGLYDMAGNVWEYCRPVNPDSAVVARGGSWLSSMDDCRCEARMYPDTMLGYPYIGFRTAASIGLRE
- a CDS encoding AMP-binding protein, giving the protein MKTETSGGVLHEVPGLKSIPEALIAVAERLPDRIAFSEPDGNGNYHSLTYRDLRKKVDALARAILDRCKKPVVGITGNNSVAWAVTYLATLRAGGIVVPIDRELPVPEMLTILHYSGANMMFFDEKYAEDFADKLPGRDIKMVVMNTPHCEGIPTHDDLIRSGSGSAVILPDTWNCDVPASICYTSGTTGQAKGVMLSQNNLLANIRQMGQIIDIQEDDVFLSILPVHHTFECTCGFLFPVTCGISIYICRGIRHVAEDMINSRATILLAVPLLWEAMYRKIYNAIQSMKGGAFKYRLGLTISSIGEIFGSRGIRKKVFSQVHDKLGGNMRLCISGGAGIAPEVVDGFMKLGFNFIQGYGLTETSPILSVNTLKANRVGSVGPVLSGVTIRIENPDDEGNGEILAKGPNIMKGYYNNPQATAEVLSEDGWFSTGDYGHIDDDGFLFITGRKKNVIVAKNGKNVYPEEIELKIGQDSYILECMVAGKKIETKGEEIWLIVVPDMEKFIEYAEEHGLSLTTEYLADHMRKLVRSFNASQPIYKRIARFIIREDEFPKTTTRKVRRKEVLREAGLEEEVSYQV